Proteins encoded within one genomic window of Lysinibacillus sphaericus:
- a CDS encoding HD-GYP domain-containing protein: METVHVPISELRIGKVISEDIFANTQYPIIFKDTVVSHEHLQVFSAFNISRAPVYKDNLKEVSVETEKEIDFAFQPEAVPTFKRVYSNSVEQFKKEFKNWEAGAKVDITKARSIILPLLDMVLEDRTIIFNLNEYSNPKDYLYHHCVGTALISSVIAQKLGYDKGLTIQIAIGGLLADCGMAKIHPRIRDKKTTLTEQEFSEIHKHPIYSYNMVKDLTILKDTIKEAIFQHHERLNGSGYPKGEKIANISVFAQIIAVADVFHAMTCERVYRSKQSSFKVIEMINESEFGKFDIKVVRALIDLVADLPIGTIIELSNLERGEVMFVNRYAPTRPIIKLSITGEIFDLGKNRTFYISRIITNE; the protein is encoded by the coding sequence GTGGAAACGGTACATGTCCCAATTTCAGAATTACGTATTGGAAAAGTTATTTCTGAAGATATTTTTGCTAATACACAATATCCAATAATTTTTAAAGATACAGTAGTATCACATGAGCATTTACAAGTTTTTAGCGCATTTAATATTTCAAGAGCTCCTGTATACAAAGATAATTTAAAAGAAGTTTCAGTAGAGACTGAAAAAGAAATAGATTTTGCTTTCCAACCAGAAGCTGTTCCAACGTTTAAAAGAGTTTATAGTAATTCTGTTGAACAATTTAAGAAAGAGTTTAAAAATTGGGAAGCTGGTGCGAAGGTAGATATTACAAAAGCACGTTCGATCATTTTGCCATTATTGGATATGGTCTTAGAAGATCGTACAATTATTTTTAACTTAAACGAATATTCGAATCCAAAAGATTATTTATACCACCATTGTGTAGGAACAGCACTGATTTCTTCTGTAATCGCTCAAAAATTAGGTTACGATAAAGGGTTAACTATTCAAATTGCAATTGGCGGTCTACTAGCAGATTGCGGTATGGCTAAAATTCACCCACGTATTCGAGATAAAAAAACTACATTAACTGAACAAGAATTTTCAGAGATTCATAAACATCCTATATATAGTTATAACATGGTAAAGGATTTAACAATCTTAAAAGATACAATTAAAGAAGCCATTTTCCAGCATCATGAGCGCTTAAACGGAAGCGGATATCCTAAAGGTGAGAAAATCGCAAACATATCGGTTTTTGCGCAGATTATTGCAGTTGCCGATGTTTTTCATGCTATGACATGTGAGCGTGTTTATCGCTCCAAACAATCCTCATTTAAAGTAATAGAAATGATTAATGAGTCTGAGTTTGGAAAATTTGATATTAAAGTAGTAAGAGCGTTGATTGACTTAGTGGCAGACTTACCAATTGGAACAATTATTGAACTTTCCAATCTAGAACGTGGTGAAGTAATGTTCGTTAATAGATATGCACCTACACGTCCTATTATTAAATTAAGTATTACAGGTGAAATTTTTGATTTAGGAAAAAATCGTACGTTTTATATTTCACGAATAATTACAAATGAATAG
- the gyrA gene encoding DNA gyrase subunit A, with amino-acid sequence MSEQERSGVKGVNITEEIETSFLDYAMSVIVSRALPDVRDGLKPVHRRILYGMQELGNTADKAYKKSARIVGDVMGKYHPHGDSSIYDAMVRMAQDFSYRYMLVDGHGNFGSVDGDGAAAMRYTESRMSRIAMEMLRDINKNTIDYTDNYDGSEKEPVVLPSRYPNLLVNGAAGIAVGMATNIPPHNLGETIDGVLALSENPAITTEELMEIIPGPDFPTGGLILGRSGIRRAYETGRGSIIIRAKVEIEQKSNGKETILIHELPYQVNKAKLIEKIAELVRDKKIDGITNLRDESDRRGMRVVIEIRKDANANVVLNNLYKQTAMQSSFGVNMLSLVNGQPKVMGIKEMLYHYLEHQKVIIRRRTEFDLKKAEDRAHILEGLRIALDHIDEIIAIIRGSRSGEEAKPQLMERFNLSERQAQAILDMRLVRLSGLEREKIEAEYQELQVLIAELKAILADEAKIVEIIRTEILELKERFNDARRTEITSGGMEMIEDEDLIPVENSVVTLTHNGYIKRLAANTYRSQKRGGRGVQGMGTNEDDFVEHLMNTSTHDTILFFTSKGKVFRAKGYEIPEYGRTAKGLPIVNLLNIDKGEKVTAMIRVDSFDKDAYFIFTTKTGISKRTPVSQFANIRTNGLIAISLREDDDLIAVRLTDGMKQVIIGTRDGMLVRFQEDDIRSMGRTAGGVRGIKLREGDEVVGMEIVEPGQEILVVTEKGYGKRTTEEEYRLQSRGGVGLKTIQITDKNGPMVAVKTVDGSEDLMLITINGMLIRMDVNDISLIGRSTQGVRLIRLGDDELVATVAKVEKEDEEATDENEEIEE; translated from the coding sequence TTGTCAGAACAAGAACGCTCCGGTGTTAAAGGAGTTAATATAACAGAAGAAATCGAAACATCCTTCCTCGATTATGCAATGAGTGTAATCGTTTCGCGTGCATTACCAGATGTACGCGATGGATTAAAGCCAGTTCATCGTCGTATTTTATACGGCATGCAAGAGTTAGGAAATACAGCAGATAAAGCGTACAAAAAATCAGCACGTATCGTTGGGGATGTAATGGGTAAGTACCATCCACATGGTGACTCTTCAATTTACGATGCCATGGTACGTATGGCACAAGATTTTAGTTATCGTTACATGCTTGTTGATGGTCACGGAAACTTTGGTTCTGTTGATGGCGACGGAGCAGCTGCGATGCGTTATACAGAATCGCGTATGTCTCGTATTGCAATGGAAATGCTTCGAGATATTAATAAAAACACAATTGACTATACTGATAACTATGATGGCTCTGAAAAAGAACCGGTCGTTTTACCAAGTCGCTATCCAAACTTATTAGTAAATGGAGCGGCAGGAATTGCGGTTGGTATGGCAACAAACATTCCTCCGCATAATCTAGGGGAAACGATTGATGGAGTGTTAGCACTATCTGAAAATCCTGCAATTACTACGGAAGAATTGATGGAAATTATTCCAGGACCGGATTTCCCAACTGGTGGATTGATTTTAGGACGCAGTGGTATTCGCCGTGCCTATGAAACAGGCCGTGGTTCCATTATTATTCGAGCTAAAGTAGAAATCGAACAAAAGTCAAACGGTAAAGAAACAATTCTTATTCATGAATTACCTTACCAAGTAAATAAGGCAAAATTAATTGAAAAGATTGCTGAGCTAGTTCGCGATAAAAAAATCGATGGCATTACCAATCTACGAGATGAATCTGACCGCCGTGGTATGCGTGTAGTTATTGAAATACGAAAAGATGCCAATGCAAATGTCGTGTTAAATAATCTTTATAAGCAAACAGCGATGCAATCAAGCTTTGGTGTTAATATGCTGTCTTTAGTAAATGGACAGCCAAAAGTAATGGGCATTAAAGAGATGCTGTATCATTATTTAGAGCATCAAAAAGTCATCATTCGCCGCCGTACTGAATTTGATTTAAAGAAAGCAGAAGACCGTGCTCATATTTTAGAGGGTTTACGAATTGCCCTAGATCATATTGATGAAATTATTGCGATTATCCGCGGTTCTCGTAGTGGTGAGGAAGCTAAACCGCAATTAATGGAACGGTTTAATTTATCTGAACGTCAAGCCCAAGCAATTTTAGATATGCGTTTAGTACGTTTAAGTGGCTTAGAACGAGAAAAAATTGAAGCAGAATATCAAGAGTTACAAGTGCTAATTGCTGAATTAAAAGCAATCTTAGCCGATGAAGCTAAAATTGTTGAGATTATTCGCACTGAAATATTAGAACTGAAAGAGCGCTTCAATGATGCCCGTCGTACAGAGATTACATCTGGCGGTATGGAAATGATTGAGGATGAGGATTTAATTCCTGTAGAAAATTCAGTTGTTACGTTAACGCATAATGGCTATATTAAGCGCTTAGCTGCCAATACATATCGCAGTCAAAAGCGCGGTGGTCGTGGTGTACAAGGAATGGGAACTAATGAGGATGACTTCGTCGAGCACCTTATGAATACATCTACGCACGATACTATATTATTCTTCACGTCTAAGGGGAAAGTATTCCGTGCTAAAGGTTACGAAATTCCGGAGTACGGTCGCACGGCGAAAGGTTTACCAATCGTTAACTTACTGAATATCGATAAAGGTGAGAAAGTTACGGCAATGATTCGTGTTGATTCATTTGACAAGGATGCTTACTTTATCTTTACAACGAAAACAGGTATTTCAAAACGTACACCTGTATCTCAATTTGCAAATATCCGTACGAATGGCTTAATTGCTATTAGTTTACGAGAAGATGATGATTTAATTGCTGTTCGTTTAACGGATGGTATGAAGCAAGTGATTATCGGAACGCGTGACGGTATGCTTGTTCGTTTCCAAGAGGATGATATCCGTTCAATGGGACGTACAGCAGGTGGGGTACGTGGTATTAAGCTACGAGAAGGCGATGAAGTAGTTGGTATGGAAATCGTCGAACCTGGACAAGAAATTTTAGTCGTTACCGAAAAAGGCTATGGTAAGCGTACAACTGAAGAGGAGTATCGTTTACAAAGTCGTGGTGGCGTTGGTTTAAAAACAATTCAAATTACCGATAAAAATGGTCCTATGGTGGCTGTTAAAACTGTTGATGGTTCTGAAGATTTAATGCTTATTACAATCAACGGAATGCTGATACGTATGGATGTCAATGATATTTCATTAATTGGTCGTAGTACTCAAGGTGTTCGTTTAATTCGTTTAGGGGATGACGAACTTGTTGCAACTGTTGCAAAAGTTGAAAAAGAAGACGAAGAGGCCACTGATGAAAATGAGGAAATAGAGGAATAA
- the gyrB gene encoding DNA topoisomerase (ATP-hydrolyzing) subunit B translates to MEAVAIENEGLQDQAYEADQIQVLEGLEAVRKRPGMYIGSTSSKGLHHLVWEIVDNSIDEALAGFCTDISVTIEKDNWIRVEDNGRGIPVSIQEKMGKPAVEVIMTVLHAGGKFGGGGYKVSGGLHGVGASVVNALSVETIVQVHREGQIHEIKFERGQTTQALTVIGETDHNGTTTRFKADPEIFKETTEYEFDILAHRIRELAYLNRGIRITIADEREDEIRSTTYHYEGGIRSYVEHLNKSKEPIHEPIDVLGEKDGISIEIAMQYNAGFSSNIFSFANNINTYEGGTHESGFKTALTRVINDYARKNGLLKEADTNLTGEDVREGLTAIISIKHPDPQFEGQTKTKLGNSEVSQITNALFSDGFERFMLENPTVARKIIDKGLMAARARVAAKKAREFTRRKSALEVSSLPGKLADCSSTNPAECEIYIVEGDSAGGSAKSGRDRHFQAILPLRGKILNVEKARLDKILSNAEIRAMITAFGTGIGEEFNLEKARYHKIIIMTDADVDGAHIRTLLLTFFFRFLRPLVDAGYIYIAQPPLYQVKQGKHVEYCYDDIALQEILERLPNMPKPVVQRYKGLGEMNAEQLWDTTMDPEHRTLLQVELDDAIKANEAFERLMGDEVEPRRQFIEENAVYANLDI, encoded by the coding sequence ATGGAAGCCGTGGCTATAGAAAACGAAGGTTTACAAGATCAAGCGTATGAAGCCGATCAAATACAGGTATTAGAAGGTTTAGAAGCGGTTCGAAAAAGACCGGGGATGTATATCGGTTCAACAAGCTCTAAAGGACTTCACCATTTAGTATGGGAAATTGTTGATAATAGTATAGATGAAGCACTTGCAGGTTTTTGTACTGATATCTCAGTTACGATTGAAAAAGACAATTGGATTCGTGTAGAAGATAATGGTCGAGGAATTCCTGTCAGTATTCAAGAAAAGATGGGTAAACCAGCTGTCGAAGTCATTATGACAGTGCTCCATGCCGGTGGTAAATTCGGCGGTGGGGGCTATAAAGTATCAGGCGGTCTTCATGGTGTAGGGGCATCAGTAGTAAATGCTTTGTCAGTTGAGACAATTGTTCAAGTTCATCGCGAGGGACAAATCCACGAAATAAAATTTGAACGTGGTCAAACAACACAGGCATTAACTGTTATTGGTGAAACCGATCATAACGGAACAACTACTCGTTTCAAAGCAGATCCTGAAATTTTCAAAGAAACAACAGAATATGAATTCGATATTTTAGCACATCGTATTCGCGAATTAGCCTATTTGAATCGTGGTATTCGAATTACAATTGCAGATGAGCGTGAAGATGAGATACGTTCCACTACATATCATTATGAAGGTGGTATTCGTTCTTATGTAGAGCACTTGAACAAGTCTAAAGAGCCTATCCATGAGCCAATTGATGTTCTTGGCGAAAAGGACGGTATTTCTATTGAAATCGCCATGCAATATAATGCTGGTTTTTCATCGAATATTTTCTCGTTCGCAAATAACATCAATACGTATGAAGGTGGTACACATGAGTCAGGCTTTAAAACAGCACTTACGCGTGTTATCAATGATTACGCGCGTAAAAATGGCTTATTAAAAGAAGCTGATACGAACCTTACAGGTGAAGATGTTCGCGAAGGGTTAACGGCTATTATATCTATTAAGCACCCTGATCCTCAATTTGAGGGACAAACGAAAACAAAGCTTGGTAACTCCGAAGTAAGCCAAATTACGAATGCGTTATTTTCAGATGGTTTTGAACGTTTCATGTTAGAAAATCCAACTGTAGCGCGAAAAATTATCGATAAAGGTTTAATGGCAGCTCGGGCACGTGTGGCAGCCAAAAAGGCACGCGAATTTACACGCCGCAAATCAGCGCTTGAAGTATCAAGCTTACCGGGTAAACTTGCTGACTGTTCTTCTACAAACCCAGCTGAATGTGAAATTTACATTGTAGAGGGTGACTCTGCCGGTGGTTCGGCGAAATCTGGACGTGACCGTCACTTCCAAGCAATTTTACCTTTACGTGGTAAAATTTTAAACGTGGAAAAAGCACGATTAGATAAAATATTATCCAATGCTGAAATTCGAGCAATGATTACAGCCTTCGGTACTGGTATTGGGGAAGAATTTAATTTAGAAAAAGCGCGTTATCATAAAATTATTATAATGACCGATGCCGATGTAGATGGAGCACATATCCGTACATTATTGTTAACATTCTTCTTCCGTTTCTTACGACCTTTAGTAGATGCTGGTTATATTTATATTGCACAGCCACCACTTTATCAAGTGAAGCAAGGGAAGCATGTTGAATATTGCTATGATGATATTGCGCTACAAGAGATTTTAGAGCGACTGCCAAACATGCCTAAGCCTGTAGTTCAACGCTACAAAGGTCTTGGTGAAATGAATGCGGAGCAACTGTGGGATACAACAATGGATCCAGAGCACCGCACATTATTACAAGTGGAATTAGATGATGCAATTAAAGCGAACGAAGCATTCGAACGCTTAATGGGCGATGAAGTAGAACCTCGTCGTCAATTTATCGAAGAAAATGCGGTATACGCTAATTTAGATATTTAA
- the recF gene encoding DNA replication/repair protein RecF (All proteins in this family for which functions are known are DNA-binding proteins that assist the filamentation of RecA onto DNA for the initiation of recombination or recombinational repair.): MHIEQLKLTNYRNYDALTLKFSPKINVFIGENAQGKTNVMESIYVLAMAKSHRTTNDKELIRWDSDYGKIEGAVQKRHGILPIELTITKKGKKGKINHIEQSRLSHYIGQMNVVMFAPEDLNVVKGSPQIRRRFIDMEIGQISPVYLHDLLTFQKILKQRNHYLKMNQGKIMTNDVMYDVYNEQYIHAATQIIRKRFQFMDLLQEWAEPIHAGISQGKETLMIKYRTVAGIDKGQTASEMEDLLLKKLVEAKNREFERGVTMVGPHRDDLQFLVNGYDVQTYGSQGQQRTTALSLKLAEIELIKQETNETPILLLDDVLSELDDYRQSHLLNTIQGEVQTFVTTTSVDGIHHETMEHAQLFHVKQGAIEES; the protein is encoded by the coding sequence ATGCATATTGAGCAGTTAAAACTTACAAATTACCGCAACTATGATGCGTTAACGTTAAAATTCTCTCCAAAAATAAATGTATTTATTGGTGAAAATGCCCAAGGAAAAACAAATGTGATGGAATCCATTTACGTATTAGCGATGGCTAAATCACATCGCACGACGAACGATAAAGAATTGATACGTTGGGATTCAGACTATGGTAAAATAGAAGGGGCCGTTCAAAAAAGGCACGGTATTTTACCAATAGAGCTTACCATTACGAAAAAGGGCAAAAAGGGTAAAATTAATCATATTGAACAAAGTCGTCTTAGTCATTATATTGGTCAAATGAATGTGGTTATGTTTGCGCCAGAAGATTTAAATGTTGTTAAAGGGAGCCCGCAAATACGACGACGTTTTATTGATATGGAGATTGGGCAAATTTCGCCCGTCTACTTACATGATTTATTAACCTTTCAAAAGATTTTAAAACAACGCAATCATTATTTGAAAATGAATCAGGGTAAGATAATGACAAACGACGTGATGTATGATGTTTATAATGAGCAGTATATTCACGCAGCTACCCAAATTATTCGAAAAAGATTTCAATTTATGGATTTATTACAAGAGTGGGCAGAGCCGATTCATGCAGGAATTTCACAAGGTAAGGAAACTTTAATGATTAAATACCGCACAGTAGCAGGTATTGATAAAGGACAGACTGCTAGTGAAATGGAAGATCTCTTACTGAAAAAGTTAGTAGAGGCAAAGAATCGTGAATTTGAGCGTGGTGTCACGATGGTTGGACCACATCGAGATGATTTACAATTTTTAGTGAATGGCTATGATGTGCAAACATATGGCTCACAAGGGCAACAACGAACAACTGCTCTGTCATTAAAGCTCGCCGAAATTGAGTTAATTAAACAAGAAACAAATGAAACACCCATTCTACTTTTAGACGATGTATTGTCGGAACTCGATGATTATCGCCAATCGCATTTATTAAATACCATTCAAGGTGAAGTCCAAACCTTTGTAACGACTACAAGTGTTGATGGAATTCATCATGAGACGATGGAACATGCTCAGCTGTTCCACGTGAAACAAGGTGCGATTGAAGAAAGTTAG
- the yaaA gene encoding S4 domain-containing protein YaaA, with translation MKDIEIDVEFVTLGQLLKMTDAISSGGMAKWFLHENDVYVNGEVDDRRGRKLRNGDVVNIPGCGRFRIVGPTGQ, from the coding sequence ATGAAAGACATTGAAATCGATGTAGAGTTTGTCACGTTAGGGCAACTTTTAAAAATGACTGATGCGATTAGCTCAGGCGGTATGGCAAAATGGTTTTTACACGAAAATGATGTTTACGTAAATGGCGAGGTAGATGATCGCCGTGGTCGCAAATTACGTAACGGAGATGTTGTAAATATTCCTGGATGTGGCCGGTTCCGAATTGTTGGGCCCACTGGACAATAA
- the dnaN gene encoding DNA polymerase III subunit beta translates to MKFDILRDRLLEGLNDVMKAVSSKTTIPILTGIKIDVTNEGIRLTGSDADITIQTFIPVEEDGQQIIHIAETGSIVVQARMFNEIVRKLPTNEVEIQVTTGFQTHIRSGKSEFHLIGSDAAEYPLLPELTEDQKFTIPADLLKSIIRETVFAVATSESRPVLTGVNWQIKNETLICVATDSHRLARRKVQLEDLPEVEHSVVIPGKSLNELNKVLEDSTNLVQIVITSQQVLFKTGDVLFFSRLLEGNYPDTSRLIPEEYQTNVTINGKALLQAIDRASLVARGDRNNVVRFEILDSQAVEVSSNSPEIGKVQEEIPVEALEGDNLKISFSAKYMMEALKAIDGQDVVIQFTGAMRPFILRSVHDDAILQLILPVRTY, encoded by the coding sequence ATGAAATTTGATATTTTACGTGACCGTTTACTAGAAGGTTTAAATGATGTCATGAAAGCCGTAAGTTCTAAAACAACAATTCCGATATTAACGGGGATTAAAATTGATGTAACAAACGAAGGAATTCGTCTAACTGGTAGTGATGCAGATATTACAATTCAAACATTTATCCCAGTAGAAGAAGATGGGCAACAAATTATTCACATTGCGGAAACGGGTTCAATCGTTGTACAAGCACGTATGTTCAATGAAATTGTTCGTAAATTGCCGACAAACGAGGTTGAAATTCAAGTAACGACAGGTTTCCAAACGCATATTCGTTCAGGAAAATCAGAATTCCATTTAATTGGCTCTGATGCTGCTGAATATCCTTTATTACCTGAATTAACAGAGGATCAAAAATTTACTATTCCTGCAGACTTACTAAAATCAATTATCCGTGAAACAGTATTCGCAGTGGCGACTTCTGAAAGCAGACCCGTGTTGACAGGTGTAAACTGGCAGATTAAAAACGAAACATTAATCTGTGTTGCAACAGATAGCCACCGTTTAGCAAGACGTAAAGTACAGTTAGAAGATTTACCTGAAGTTGAACATAGTGTAGTTATTCCTGGTAAAAGTTTAAATGAGTTAAATAAGGTGTTAGAAGATTCTACAAATCTTGTCCAAATTGTTATTACAAGTCAGCAAGTATTATTTAAAACAGGAGATGTATTATTCTTCTCTCGTTTACTTGAAGGGAACTACCCAGATACATCACGTTTAATTCCAGAAGAATATCAAACAAATGTAACGATTAACGGTAAAGCTTTATTACAAGCAATTGATCGTGCATCACTTGTCGCACGAGGAGATCGTAATAATGTCGTGCGCTTCGAAATATTAGATAGTCAAGCGGTTGAAGTTTCATCGAATTCTCCAGAGATAGGTAAAGTACAAGAAGAAATACCTGTGGAAGCATTAGAAGGGGATAACTTAAAAATTTCCTTTAGCGCTAAATACATGATGGAAGCATTGAAAGCAATTGATGGTCAAGATGTGGTTATTCAATTTACTGGTGCGATGAGACCATTTATTTTACGCTCTGTTCATGATGATGCAATTCTGCAACTAATTTTACCAGTGCGCACATATTAA